A single genomic interval of Streptomyces graminofaciens harbors:
- a CDS encoding DUF3631 domain-containing protein, producing MTATINGAALLDGVEAFHRRFNVFPHEAAYVAVALWDAHAHLIDCFDSTPRIAFLSPEPGSGKSRALEIVETLVPRPMVAVNASAAALFRSVSDPNGRPTILFDEIDTVFGPKAGDNEELRGFINAGHRRKGVTYRCVGDQQTVTPFPSYTALAVAGLGSLPDTILTRSVIIRMRRRARNEHVEPFRAGLHEPEGNKLRDRLAEWAEQARGFVMGAWPDMPEGVTDRPADVWEPLLAIADVVGGEWPRRAREACVALVKASQANDKGSLGIRLLTDLRDHVLIGIDRLPTVAILDRLNALDDAPWADLGGRPLDNRRLSKMLGEYMTADNEPIASRNIRTSGGVLKGFYADDLTDAWARYCPPPPRL from the coding sequence ATGACCGCCACCATCAACGGGGCCGCACTGCTCGACGGGGTGGAAGCCTTCCACCGCCGCTTCAACGTCTTCCCCCACGAGGCCGCCTACGTCGCCGTGGCGCTGTGGGACGCGCACGCCCACCTCATCGACTGCTTCGACTCCACGCCCCGCATCGCCTTCCTGTCCCCGGAACCCGGCTCCGGGAAGTCACGGGCGCTGGAGATCGTGGAAACCCTCGTACCGCGCCCCATGGTCGCCGTGAACGCGTCCGCCGCCGCCCTCTTCCGGTCGGTATCCGACCCCAACGGGCGGCCCACGATCCTCTTCGACGAGATCGACACCGTCTTCGGCCCGAAGGCAGGCGACAACGAGGAGCTACGCGGGTTCATCAACGCAGGCCACCGCCGCAAGGGCGTCACATACAGGTGCGTCGGCGACCAGCAGACCGTGACCCCCTTCCCCTCCTACACCGCGCTCGCCGTCGCCGGACTCGGCTCCCTGCCCGACACGATCCTGACCCGCTCCGTCATCATCCGCATGCGCCGCCGCGCCCGGAACGAACACGTCGAACCCTTCCGCGCCGGACTGCACGAGCCGGAGGGCAACAAGCTGCGCGACCGCCTCGCAGAGTGGGCCGAACAAGCACGCGGGTTCGTCATGGGAGCGTGGCCGGACATGCCCGAAGGGGTCACCGACCGCCCGGCGGACGTGTGGGAACCCCTCCTCGCCATCGCGGACGTCGTCGGCGGTGAATGGCCGCGCCGTGCACGGGAGGCGTGCGTGGCCCTGGTCAAAGCCTCACAGGCCAACGACAAAGGCAGCCTCGGTATCCGCCTGCTCACCGACCTGCGCGACCACGTCCTCATCGGCATCGACCGCTTGCCCACCGTCGCCATCCTCGACCGGCTCAACGCCCTCGACGACGCCCCGTGGGCCGACCTGGGCGGCCGCCCGCTCGACAACCGGCGCTTGTCCAAGATGCTCGGCGAGTACATGACGGCGGACAACGAGCCCATCGCCTCCCGCAACATCCGAACCAGCGGCGGCGTCCTCAAGGGCTTCTACGCCGACGACCTCACCGACGCGTGGGCCCGCTACTGCCCGCCCCCGCCCCGCCTCTGA
- a CDS encoding RRQRL motif-containing zinc-binding protein, giving the protein MVAHAAFFDPTGSRYGIPTYPWKCAPDGYATRRGLRAMGLRPGGQEVAAQVMRGRHRRPPLVAYLYRIDLAKPVRPMTSRKWGALALAMLARRTCPKCQGTYSYCLPTSLGTCVPCAYPDPDGSEGSH; this is encoded by the coding sequence ATGGTGGCGCACGCCGCGTTCTTCGACCCGACCGGGTCCCGCTACGGCATACCGACCTACCCGTGGAAGTGCGCGCCGGACGGCTATGCCACCCGCCGTGGACTGCGCGCGATGGGTCTGCGTCCGGGTGGTCAGGAGGTGGCGGCGCAGGTCATGCGCGGGCGGCACCGGCGTCCGCCGCTGGTCGCCTACCTCTACCGGATCGACCTCGCCAAGCCGGTGCGGCCGATGACCTCGCGCAAGTGGGGCGCGCTCGCTCTGGCGATGCTCGCCCGCCGCACCTGCCCCAAGTGCCAGGGGACCTACAGCTACTGCCTGCCCACCTCACTCGGCACCTGCGTGCCCTGCGCCTACCCCGACCCGGACGGGTCCGAAGGGAGCCATTGA
- a CDS encoding bifunctional DNA primase/polymerase: MTQPTDPRRVLLRAALDAAERGWHVFPLRPGTKRPALHGEAACPRTGPCTAGHRKWEQRATTDPELIRATWARAPYNVGIATGPSALVVVDLDMPKDNSSSDTPDGATTFGALCERAGHPVPATYRTRTASGGEHLYFTTPTGVRLANTAGTIGKLVDTRAWGGYVVAAGSITPAGPYEAVGGPVAASLPAWLLSILKPAPKPAQTPSGPVTAQSRRYADVALANETRNVTGAQVGERATRLFRAARALGRFVAWGDLPRHVVEQALQGAGEAVGLTAAECRSTLRSALNWSIAHNQRGRKAA, encoded by the coding sequence ATGACGCAACCGACCGACCCCCGGCGAGTGCTGCTGCGCGCCGCTCTCGACGCGGCCGAGCGCGGGTGGCACGTCTTCCCGCTGCGCCCCGGCACCAAGCGCCCCGCCCTCCACGGCGAGGCCGCATGCCCCCGTACCGGACCCTGCACCGCCGGGCACCGGAAGTGGGAGCAGCGCGCCACCACCGACCCCGAGCTGATCCGCGCGACGTGGGCACGGGCCCCGTACAACGTGGGCATCGCGACCGGCCCGTCCGCTCTGGTCGTCGTCGACCTCGACATGCCCAAAGACAACAGCAGTTCGGACACGCCTGACGGCGCGACAACCTTCGGGGCGCTCTGCGAGCGCGCCGGACACCCAGTCCCCGCCACCTACCGGACGCGGACCGCGAGCGGCGGGGAGCACCTGTACTTCACCACCCCGACCGGGGTGCGGCTGGCCAACACGGCAGGCACCATCGGCAAGTTGGTCGACACTCGCGCATGGGGCGGCTACGTCGTCGCAGCGGGCAGCATCACCCCCGCCGGACCCTACGAGGCCGTAGGCGGCCCTGTGGCGGCCTCACTCCCCGCGTGGCTGCTGAGCATCCTGAAACCCGCCCCCAAGCCCGCACAGACCCCTTCAGGGCCCGTAACGGCGCAATCTCGCCGATATGCGGATGTAGCGCTCGCGAATGAGACGCGGAACGTCACCGGGGCCCAAGTCGGCGAGCGGGCAACGAGGTTGTTCCGTGCGGCGCGCGCCCTGGGACGCTTCGTCGCATGGGGCGACCTCCCCCGACACGTGGTCGAGCAGGCTCTTCAAGGGGCTGGCGAGGCCGTCGGACTCACCGCCGCCGAGTGCCGCTCCACTCTGCGCAGCGCCCTGAACTGGTCCATCGCCCACAACCAGCGCGGACGGAAAGCCGCATGA
- a CDS encoding helix-turn-helix domain-containing protein — protein sequence MDTAQLADAIDPTLVLLTVEEAARRLQIGRTVCYRLIRAGELESITVGHLRRVPADAVPEFVTRRRMKQQHPTATITIAPAA from the coding sequence ATGGACACGGCCCAACTCGCCGATGCCATCGACCCCACCCTCGTTCTGCTCACCGTCGAAGAGGCCGCCCGCCGCCTCCAGATCGGCCGCACCGTCTGCTACCGGCTCATCCGTGCTGGAGAGCTGGAGTCCATCACCGTCGGCCACCTCCGCAGGGTCCCCGCCGACGCCGTGCCGGAGTTCGTTACCCGCCGCCGCATGAAGCAGCAGCACCCCACCGCCACCATCACCATCGCCCCGGCCGCCTGA
- a CDS encoding FtsK/SpoIIIE domain-containing protein, translating into MSENVVHLHKPTDPPADSTAPTVLTVVPDAPPTPPAPLWVRSGRAVKSAVTHESTRATARAVARHGLYTFNGGRIVARRTWDGKTGSRYERMIRAAEAAGNLEAAEEWEERLQRFRAARHHRRMDLLHSPVEAAKGVAVGAGMSIGVLVALGVVMAINNGDIGDVIRPLSATIDFIALLIRIVQIVWGPALTIGPFLALLGLWAVGSKQQAAPQWALPANARSSEGEPITPSIVVKALRDLGVPALRNAIKEMGDAGASMLGPIRIAGCGVEVDVTLPSGVSTNEVQGKRRKLAENLTRHEHEVFITIPQAARTVRLWVADSGALDEPIGPSPLVTDDTMTADYAKGKAPWGQDLRGDAAALSLYQRHLLITGLSNQGKTVALRALALWVALDRSVQFLIGDLKGVGDWAMFDGLATTLIQGPTDEHVIQVTEMVEGAVDEMNRRIQAPPGTTFPALIVLVDEAQMAFMCPVKDEDKRPYGGSKSNSRYFMAVRKIHNQGRAVNVLMWQGTQDPTDQNLPKLVREGAHTRASLALGTESQARMALGDKAVDGGAAPNMLRPGLDQGTLVVASSGIDIPAGQAAITVRTHYIDDDAAEAITDRAKALRDGVTTLHAIERGEERDPLADIAAVVGDAARVRTQDVLKRLAALNADAYGKWSFIDLKRVLDGTGAEPYKSDGVMVVGRDRLACALANRPEDGSASASG; encoded by the coding sequence ATGTCTGAGAACGTCGTCCACCTCCACAAGCCCACCGACCCCCCGGCTGACAGCACGGCGCCCACGGTGCTGACCGTCGTCCCCGACGCCCCGCCGACGCCGCCCGCCCCGCTGTGGGTGCGTTCCGGTCGCGCGGTGAAGTCGGCGGTCACGCATGAGTCGACCAGGGCGACGGCGCGGGCGGTGGCCCGGCACGGCCTCTACACGTTCAACGGCGGGCGGATCGTGGCCCGCCGCACCTGGGACGGCAAGACCGGTTCCCGCTACGAGCGGATGATCCGCGCCGCCGAGGCCGCCGGGAACCTGGAAGCGGCGGAGGAGTGGGAGGAGCGGTTGCAGCGCTTCCGCGCCGCCCGGCACCACCGCCGCATGGACCTGTTGCACTCCCCGGTGGAGGCCGCCAAGGGCGTGGCCGTCGGCGCCGGTATGAGCATCGGTGTGCTGGTCGCGCTCGGGGTCGTGATGGCCATCAACAACGGCGACATCGGCGACGTCATCAGGCCGCTGTCGGCCACCATCGACTTCATCGCCCTGCTGATCCGCATCGTGCAGATCGTGTGGGGCCCGGCGCTCACGATCGGCCCGTTCCTCGCCCTGCTCGGTCTGTGGGCCGTCGGCAGCAAGCAGCAAGCCGCCCCGCAGTGGGCGCTCCCGGCCAACGCCCGGTCGAGCGAGGGCGAGCCGATCACCCCGTCGATCGTGGTCAAGGCCCTGCGGGACCTCGGGGTGCCCGCGCTGCGCAACGCTATCAAGGAGATGGGCGACGCTGGCGCGTCCATGCTGGGGCCGATCCGGATCGCCGGCTGCGGCGTGGAAGTCGACGTCACCCTTCCCTCGGGCGTGTCGACGAACGAAGTCCAGGGCAAGCGGCGCAAGCTCGCCGAGAACCTCACCCGGCACGAACACGAGGTGTTCATCACCATCCCGCAGGCCGCCCGCACGGTGCGGCTGTGGGTCGCCGACTCCGGCGCGCTGGACGAGCCGATCGGCCCCTCCCCGCTGGTCACCGACGACACCATGACCGCCGACTACGCCAAGGGCAAGGCGCCGTGGGGGCAGGACCTGCGCGGGGATGCCGCCGCCCTCAGCCTCTACCAGCGCCACCTGCTCATCACCGGTCTGTCGAACCAGGGCAAGACCGTCGCTCTGCGCGCCCTCGCGCTGTGGGTCGCGCTGGACAGGTCGGTTCAGTTCCTGATCGGCGATCTCAAGGGCGTCGGCGACTGGGCCATGTTCGACGGACTCGCCACCACCCTCATCCAGGGCCCGACGGATGAGCACGTGATTCAGGTGACCGAGATGGTCGAGGGCGCGGTGGACGAGATGAACCGTCGTATCCAGGCCCCGCCCGGCACCACCTTCCCGGCGCTGATCGTGCTGGTCGACGAAGCGCAGATGGCGTTCATGTGCCCGGTCAAGGACGAGGACAAGCGCCCCTACGGCGGCTCCAAGTCCAACTCCCGGTACTTCATGGCCGTCCGCAAGATCCACAACCAGGGCCGTGCCGTGAACGTGCTGATGTGGCAGGGCACCCAGGACCCCACCGACCAGAACCTTCCCAAGCTCGTACGCGAGGGCGCCCACACCCGCGCCTCCCTCGCGCTCGGCACCGAGTCCCAGGCCCGCATGGCACTCGGGGACAAGGCCGTCGACGGCGGCGCCGCCCCCAACATGCTGCGCCCCGGCCTGGACCAGGGAACCCTGGTCGTCGCCTCCTCCGGTATCGACATCCCGGCCGGACAGGCCGCCATCACTGTGCGCACGCACTACATCGACGACGACGCGGCCGAAGCCATCACCGACCGCGCCAAGGCCCTGCGCGACGGCGTCACCACCCTCCACGCCATCGAGCGGGGTGAGGAGCGTGACCCGCTCGCCGACATCGCCGCTGTGGTCGGGGACGCGGCGCGGGTGCGCACGCAGGACGTCCTCAAGCGGCTCGCCGCCCTGAACGCGGATGCCTACGGCAAGTGGTCGTTCATCGACCTCAAGCGCGTCCTCGACGGCACCGGCGCCGAGCCGTACAAGTCCGACGGCGTCATGGTCGTCGGCCGCGACCGCCTCGCCTGCGCCCTCGCCAACCGGCCCGAGGACGGTTCCGCTTCCGCCTCCGGATGA